A region from the Tahibacter amnicola genome encodes:
- a CDS encoding FAD-dependent oxidoreductase, with translation MKNHTQSYWQSRWADPGDIWEAQVPSRADVCIVGGGIAGLSVALCLLESGRSPLIVERDGVGSGETLRTSAHLASALDDRFHQLAHWHGGDGARLAAQSHAVAIDQIEAWVARYAIDCDFARVPGYLFRAPDSDADELARELKAAREAGLTVELLPDGPVAFLKGRRVLRFDRQARFDISRYLAGLIRVIRQAGGRFVRGDVVGVEDGANPAVQWRDGAQITANAVVVATNVPFDRRVFLHTKQAAYRSLVIAGRIPKGSIADGLYWDTGDPYFYARIQPDAEMDWLIVGGEDHKTGQDVEEGARFDALRRWTSGFCPEFSNVEYAWSGQIIEPVDGLAFIGKESGRENVYVVSGDSGNGLTHGTLSGLLIAGLIKEGHHTWQSLYDPSRKRLNGTWLEENANVAAQYRDWLQSGDATSAARIAPGDGAVVRHGLHRFALYREPGGALKAYSARCPHLGCCVRWNGTEKSWDCPCHGSRFAADDGHVINGPAAKGLEAVNTVEVESAAAEVVGSG, from the coding sequence ATGAAAAACCACACACAATCCTACTGGCAGTCGCGGTGGGCGGATCCGGGCGATATCTGGGAAGCGCAGGTACCTTCCCGTGCCGACGTGTGCATCGTGGGCGGTGGAATCGCAGGCCTTTCCGTTGCCTTGTGCCTGCTGGAGTCGGGTCGTTCTCCGCTGATCGTCGAGCGCGACGGCGTCGGTTCCGGAGAAACGCTCCGGACCAGTGCACACCTTGCCAGTGCATTGGACGACCGCTTTCACCAGCTGGCGCACTGGCATGGCGGAGACGGCGCACGCCTGGCTGCGCAGAGCCATGCGGTGGCGATCGACCAGATCGAGGCGTGGGTGGCGCGCTACGCGATTGATTGCGATTTCGCCCGCGTGCCGGGTTATCTGTTCCGCGCGCCGGACAGCGATGCAGACGAGCTGGCGCGCGAGCTGAAAGCGGCCCGCGAGGCCGGACTGACGGTGGAGCTGTTGCCCGACGGACCGGTGGCGTTCCTGAAGGGACGTCGTGTCCTGCGATTTGACCGTCAGGCCCGCTTCGATATCAGCCGCTACCTCGCCGGCCTGATCCGGGTGATCCGGCAGGCGGGCGGGCGGTTCGTCCGCGGCGACGTCGTCGGCGTGGAGGATGGTGCAAACCCGGCCGTGCAGTGGCGCGACGGCGCGCAGATCACGGCGAACGCCGTCGTCGTTGCTACCAATGTGCCGTTCGACCGCCGCGTGTTCCTTCACACCAAGCAGGCAGCCTACCGCAGCCTGGTCATCGCCGGTCGGATCCCCAAGGGCAGTATCGCCGATGGTCTGTACTGGGACACGGGCGACCCGTACTTCTACGCGCGCATTCAGCCCGACGCAGAAATGGATTGGCTGATCGTCGGCGGCGAGGATCACAAGACCGGCCAGGATGTGGAGGAAGGGGCGCGCTTCGATGCCTTGCGGCGCTGGACGAGCGGGTTTTGTCCAGAATTCAGCAACGTGGAATATGCATGGTCCGGGCAGATCATCGAGCCGGTGGACGGGCTGGCGTTCATCGGCAAGGAGTCCGGCCGCGAAAACGTGTACGTCGTCAGCGGAGACTCCGGCAATGGCCTCACCCATGGCACGCTCTCGGGTCTGCTGATCGCCGGCCTCATCAAGGAGGGTCACCATACGTGGCAGTCGCTCTACGACCCTTCGCGCAAGCGGCTAAATGGTACGTGGCTGGAAGAGAACGCCAACGTAGCGGCCCAGTACCGCGACTGGCTGCAGTCGGGTGATGCCACCTCCGCGGCCCGGATCGCCCCGGGGGACGGCGCGGTCGTGCGTCACGGACTGCACCGTTTCGCGCTGTACCGGGAGCCCGGCGGTGCGCTGAAGGCGTACTCGGCGAGGTGCCCGCATCTGGGATGTTGCGTGCGGTGGAACGGCACGGAGAAGTCCTGGGATTGCCCCTGTCACGGTTCGCGCTTTGCGGCAGACGACGGTCACGTGATCAACGGTCCCGCGGCGAAGGGGCTGGAGGCCGTGAACACCGTGGAGGTGGAAAGTGCCGCCGCGGAGGTCGTCGGTAGTGGTTGA
- a CDS encoding ABC1 kinase family protein, which produces MDERVTAMDASTAGERGGAWSRTARLTRFVIKHRALAGLIGEHQDATHDAPGAEAFVADLQALGPAFIKIGQTLSTRPDLLPPDYRLALEKLQDDVDVVPFAQIRQLVESELGVRLTKAFSRFDEEPLAAASLAQVHAAQLRDGTEVAVKVQRPHIAEEIATDLKILSHLADAADRCTEHGRRVRFKQWIAEMSDTLKEELDYRLEAENLRVFAAHLSEHRNLVVPRVYGDLSSARVLTMERIRGAKVSQAIALRRLDQPLGDRATELIRGYLDQVFVHGLVHADPHPGNVMIDDFGRIALVDLGMVARLGPRMRTALMKVLFAAVEGDDDQVADECASISERLAMFDEVVWRRRCGRLIGRYATQEPGHGISEGQLLIELTRVGIESGLRPPPEMGLLGKTLLNLDNVARLLDPEIAVRDIVRRHMASLVRGRVGSAFRPAALMTRSVDLLELLQDFPRQARAILENIARNRVRVRLAGLEESRLLENLQKIANRISAGIITAGLIIGAALALRVDAGTRLWGYPALALVMFVGAFCLGAVLVVSAMLTDRHVSPYRARKP; this is translated from the coding sequence ATGGATGAGCGCGTGACTGCAATGGATGCGTCAACGGCCGGCGAACGCGGTGGCGCGTGGTCCCGTACGGCGCGGTTGACGCGTTTTGTGATCAAGCACCGTGCGCTGGCGGGCTTGATAGGTGAACACCAGGATGCGACGCACGACGCGCCTGGCGCGGAGGCGTTCGTCGCGGACCTGCAGGCGCTCGGGCCGGCTTTCATAAAGATTGGCCAGACCTTGTCGACGCGCCCGGATCTTCTGCCTCCCGACTATCGCCTGGCACTTGAGAAGCTGCAGGACGACGTGGACGTCGTGCCGTTTGCGCAGATCCGCCAACTCGTTGAAAGCGAACTGGGCGTGCGCCTGACCAAGGCGTTCTCGCGCTTTGACGAGGAACCGCTGGCGGCGGCATCCCTGGCGCAGGTGCACGCGGCGCAACTGCGTGACGGCACGGAGGTCGCCGTGAAGGTGCAGCGGCCGCACATCGCCGAGGAGATCGCGACGGATCTGAAGATTCTCTCCCATCTGGCTGACGCAGCGGATCGCTGCACCGAGCACGGCCGTCGCGTCCGCTTCAAGCAGTGGATCGCCGAGATGAGCGATACGCTGAAGGAAGAACTGGACTATCGGTTGGAAGCGGAGAACCTGCGCGTATTTGCCGCGCATCTGTCCGAGCATCGGAATCTGGTCGTGCCCCGCGTCTATGGCGACCTGTCGTCGGCGCGCGTGCTGACAATGGAACGCATTCGTGGGGCCAAGGTTTCCCAGGCTATCGCCTTGCGCCGCCTCGACCAGCCGCTGGGCGATCGGGCCACGGAGCTGATAAGGGGCTATCTGGATCAGGTGTTTGTACATGGGCTGGTGCACGCGGATCCCCATCCGGGCAACGTGATGATCGATGATTTCGGTCGAATTGCTCTGGTCGACCTGGGTATGGTCGCCCGCCTCGGGCCCCGCATGCGGACAGCGCTGATGAAAGTGCTGTTTGCAGCGGTAGAAGGCGACGACGACCAGGTGGCCGACGAATGTGCGTCGATCAGCGAACGTCTGGCGATGTTCGACGAGGTCGTCTGGCGCCGCCGCTGCGGCCGGCTGATCGGACGCTATGCGACGCAGGAGCCAGGGCATGGGATCAGCGAAGGGCAGCTACTGATCGAGCTGACCCGGGTTGGCATCGAATCCGGCCTGCGGCCACCACCGGAAATGGGACTACTGGGCAAGACGCTGCTCAACCTCGACAACGTGGCGCGGCTGCTGGATCCGGAAATCGCCGTGCGTGACATCGTGCGCCGACATATGGCGTCGTTGGTGCGCGGCCGGGTCGGCAGCGCATTTCGCCCCGCCGCACTGATGACCCGTTCGGTCGATCTGCTGGAGTTGCTTCAGGACTTCCCCCGCCAGGCCCGCGCCATCCTGGAGAACATCGCGCGCAATCGCGTCCGTGTTCGCCTGGCCGGACTGGAGGAGTCGCGATTGCTGGAAAACCTTCAGAAGATCGCCAATCGCATATCGGCAGGAATCATCACGGCTGGCCTGATCATCGGCGCCGCGCTGGCGCTGCGGGTCGATGCCGGCACGCGGCTGTGGGGCTACCCGGCGTTGGCCCTGGTGATGTTTGTCGGCGCCTTTTGCCTCGGCGCCGTGCTGGTCGTCTCGGCGATGCTCACGGACCGCCACGTCTCGCCCTACCGCGCGCGCAAACCCTGA
- a CDS encoding DNA-formamidopyrimidine glycosylase family protein, producing the protein MPEGPSIVILREQAAHLVGMRIDAVEGNTRLDKGRLEGQRILALRSWGKHFLVEFRAFSLRVHFLLFGTYRIDERREGVTPRLSLRGKRGELNLYACSVRYIDAPLDSVYDWRSDVMADAWDPRLALRKLRAHPGLLACDALLDQEIFAGVGNIIKNEVLFRIRVHPLSEVGALPARRLGRLVRESRNYSFDFLAWKRAFVLKKHWLVHTRSICPRCGSELENGKLGRTQRRSFFCLRCQDLWRSS; encoded by the coding sequence ATGCCGGAAGGGCCTTCCATTGTCATCCTCCGGGAGCAGGCCGCGCATCTGGTCGGCATGCGCATTGATGCCGTCGAGGGGAATACCCGGCTCGACAAGGGGCGGCTGGAAGGTCAGCGCATCCTTGCATTGCGCAGCTGGGGAAAACACTTCCTGGTCGAGTTCCGGGCCTTCAGCCTGCGCGTCCATTTCCTTCTTTTTGGAACGTACCGGATCGACGAACGGCGTGAAGGTGTCACGCCGCGGCTGAGCCTGCGCGGCAAGCGCGGCGAACTGAACCTGTACGCCTGTTCCGTGCGATACATCGATGCGCCGCTGGACTCGGTCTACGACTGGCGCAGCGATGTGATGGCCGATGCGTGGGATCCACGCCTGGCGCTGCGCAAGCTGCGTGCACACCCCGGCCTGCTTGCATGCGATGCGCTGCTGGACCAGGAAATCTTCGCCGGGGTCGGCAACATCATCAAGAACGAAGTGCTGTTCCGCATCCGCGTCCATCCCTTGTCGGAGGTGGGAGCCCTCCCTGCACGGCGCCTGGGGCGACTGGTCCGCGAGTCACGCAACTACAGTTTCGATTTCCTCGCGTGGAAAAGAGCTTTCGTGCTGAAAAAGCACTGGCTGGTGCACACGCGGAGTATCTGCCCGCGCTGCGGATCCGAGTTGGAGAATGGGAAGCTCGGCAGGACACAGCGCCGATCCTTCTTCTGTCTTCGGTGCCAGGATCTGTGGCGGAGCAGTTAG
- a CDS encoding cupin domain-containing protein → MPAKTLRFGKGFRVVFGNRRAQAAEMVIGPGDGEGGADNRHRGADQWLFVVDGSGIAIIGGKRRALRPGTLLLIERGTSHEIRNTGRAMLRTVNLYVPPAYDGDGNALPRGRK, encoded by the coding sequence ATGCCGGCAAAGACGCTGCGATTTGGCAAAGGTTTCAGGGTGGTCTTCGGCAATCGGCGCGCGCAGGCGGCGGAAATGGTCATCGGGCCCGGTGACGGGGAGGGTGGGGCAGACAACCGCCATCGCGGCGCGGACCAATGGTTGTTCGTCGTCGATGGTTCGGGCATCGCCATCATCGGAGGAAAGCGGCGAGCACTGCGACCCGGTACGCTGTTGCTGATCGAGCGCGGGACTTCCCATGAGATCCGCAATACCGGCAGGGCCATGCTGCGCACGGTGAATCTCTACGTGCCACCCGCCTACGACGGCGACGGCAATGCGCTGCCGCGGGGACGGAAGTAG
- a CDS encoding BON domain-containing protein produces the protein MQSRNYEDNGLGRGRGRDGEYEGGFGQGRVEGRGQQSEYGRYGGYERDREYGQGGQGEGQQGPGGYASQYGQSQGGQYGGGIEQEYRQDDRYGMGSSRQEYSQGFGGQYGGQGYLGSQYGQGGQQNQGYGQSMGGQYGSQSHLGGQQNQGYGQGMSGQHGQSHLGGQYGQGYSQGTGSQYGGQSHLGSHYSQGVGGQYGSQSHLGSQYGQGYGQGMGGQYGGQYGQGYSQGVGGQYGSQSHLGSQYGQGYGQGMGGQYGGQYGQGYSQGVGSQYGSQSHLGNQYGQGYGQSIGGQYGGQSHLGNPYGQGYSQGMGSQYGQGIGSQYGGQSHLGNPYGQGYSQGMGSQYGQGMGGQYGGQSHQGSQYGQGYGQGMSGQYGGQSQYGSPYGQGLSSQYGGQSQFGSQSQGYDQDSGSRYGQGGQSSRYSSGSQPYGSERGGGSYGGSQRLGAGQSGSRWQGSGRGSGMQTDSHRGRGPKGYTRSDDRIKDDINERLTDDDRIDASNIDIECSNGVVTISGSVDQRWMKHVVEDLIEGCSGVKDIENKLTVRNRNDESSSSRLGSSDTSSRLGGSAPSTSGASSTTSATSGAKKLQ, from the coding sequence ATGCAATCACGAAACTACGAGGACAACGGACTCGGCCGCGGCCGCGGCCGCGATGGCGAGTACGAAGGCGGATTCGGCCAAGGTCGCGTGGAAGGTCGCGGACAGCAGTCCGAATACGGCCGTTACGGTGGATACGAACGCGACCGGGAATACGGTCAGGGCGGCCAGGGCGAGGGCCAGCAGGGACCCGGCGGCTACGCCTCCCAGTACGGCCAGAGCCAGGGTGGCCAGTACGGCGGTGGCATCGAGCAGGAGTACCGGCAGGACGATCGCTACGGTATGGGTAGCAGTCGCCAGGAGTACAGTCAGGGTTTCGGTGGACAGTACGGTGGCCAAGGCTACCTGGGCTCGCAGTACGGTCAGGGCGGCCAGCAGAACCAGGGTTACGGCCAGAGCATGGGCGGCCAGTACGGCAGCCAGAGCCATCTGGGTGGGCAGCAGAACCAGGGCTACGGCCAGGGCATGAGTGGGCAGCACGGTCAGAGCCATCTCGGTGGCCAGTATGGCCAGGGCTACAGCCAGGGCACGGGTAGCCAATACGGCGGCCAGAGTCACCTCGGTAGCCACTACAGCCAGGGCGTGGGCGGCCAGTACGGCAGCCAGAGTCATCTCGGTAGCCAGTATGGCCAGGGCTACGGCCAAGGCATGGGCGGCCAGTACGGTGGCCAGTACGGCCAGGGCTATAGCCAGGGCGTGGGCGGTCAGTATGGCAGCCAGAGTCATCTCGGCAGCCAGTATGGCCAGGGCTACGGCCAAGGCATGGGCGGCCAGTACGGTGGCCAGTACGGCCAGGGCTATAGCCAGGGCGTGGGCAGCCAGTACGGCAGCCAGAGTCATCTCGGCAACCAGTATGGCCAGGGCTACGGCCAAAGCATCGGTGGCCAATATGGCGGCCAGAGCCACCTCGGTAACCCGTATGGCCAGGGCTACAGCCAGGGCATGGGTAGCCAGTATGGTCAGGGCATAGGCAGCCAATATGGCGGCCAGAGCCACCTCGGTAACCCGTATGGCCAGGGCTACAGCCAAGGCATGGGTAGCCAGTACGGCCAGGGCATGGGCGGCCAGTACGGCGGCCAGAGCCATCAGGGCAGCCAGTACGGCCAGGGTTATGGCCAGGGAATGAGTGGGCAGTACGGCGGCCAGAGCCAATACGGCAGCCCGTACGGCCAGGGCCTCAGCAGTCAGTACGGCGGGCAGAGCCAGTTCGGCAGCCAGAGCCAGGGTTACGACCAGGACAGCGGCAGCCGCTACGGCCAGGGTGGCCAATCTTCCCGCTACTCTAGTGGTAGCCAGCCGTATGGCAGTGAGCGTGGCGGCGGCAGCTATGGCGGTTCGCAGCGTCTGGGTGCGGGACAGTCCGGATCACGCTGGCAGGGCTCGGGCCGCGGTTCCGGCATGCAGACCGACAGCCACCGGGGGCGCGGGCCCAAGGGCTATACCCGTTCCGATGACCGCATCAAGGACGACATCAACGAACGCCTCACCGACGATGACCGCATTGACGCAAGCAATATCGATATCGAGTGCAGCAACGGCGTGGTGACGATTTCCGGCAGCGTCGACCAGCGCTGGATGAAGCATGTGGTCGAAGACTTGATCGAAGGTTGCAGCGGCGTGAAGGATATCGAGAACAAGCTCACCGTCCGCAATCGCAACGACGAGAGCAGCAGCTCGCGGTTGGGCAGCTCCGATACCAGCTCACGCCTTGGTGGTTCGGCGCCCAGCACCTCCGGGGCCTCCTCCACGACGTCCGCCACCAGCGGCGCGAAGAAACTGCAGTAA
- a CDS encoding hemerythrin domain-containing protein: MLFSSKSETHAVNLLKRDHRLVEDLFRQWEEAPNNGAAAKLVSQICQALVIHAEVEETVFYPRVLNALDKEDAELIREAAVEHGTLKGLISLLNGASPNEPMFCAQVSVLQEYVKHHVQEEEHELFPAAERTDLDLEALGVEMSALKRQLEARVADEEAPATSGRVNVVDVATPVGARPRGRPVAHGHRAA, translated from the coding sequence ATGCTGTTTTCCAGCAAATCCGAAACTCATGCCGTCAATTTGCTCAAGCGTGATCACCGCCTCGTCGAAGATCTGTTCCGCCAGTGGGAGGAGGCACCGAACAACGGCGCCGCCGCCAAACTGGTCAGTCAGATCTGTCAGGCGCTGGTGATACATGCGGAAGTCGAGGAAACCGTGTTCTATCCGCGCGTGCTCAATGCACTCGACAAGGAGGATGCCGAACTGATTCGCGAGGCGGCAGTCGAACACGGCACGCTCAAGGGGTTGATCAGCCTGCTCAACGGCGCCAGTCCGAACGAGCCGATGTTTTGCGCGCAAGTCAGTGTGCTGCAGGAGTATGTCAAGCACCACGTACAGGAGGAAGAGCACGAACTCTTTCCGGCGGCGGAGCGCACGGATCTGGATCTGGAAGCCCTGGGCGTGGAGATGTCAGCCCTGAAACGCCAGCTGGAAGCCCGCGTGGCCGACGAGGAAGCACCTGCGACGAGCGGACGCGTGAATGTGGTCGATGTGGCCACGCCGGTCGGTGCCCGGCCGCGGGGCCGGCCGGTAGCGCACGGTCACCGCGCCGCCTGA
- a CDS encoding ECF-type sigma factor produces MGQTDSDTTVLLAQWNDGSAAAGDALLKRFYDELRKLAAAQLGREWGGKTLQATELVHEAWFRLCGDQQPSFANRRHFFGSAARAMRQALIDRARGRQAEKRGGSAEKIQLDEILELSGNPDVDLLELDNALRQLELLDERQVQIVELRYFLGLSIEQTGEALGLHPSTVNRQWESARAWLLRTLSP; encoded by the coding sequence ATGGGCCAAACCGACTCCGACACGACCGTCCTGCTGGCGCAGTGGAACGACGGCAGCGCCGCCGCAGGCGATGCGCTGCTCAAGCGCTTCTATGACGAATTACGCAAGCTGGCCGCCGCGCAGCTGGGCCGCGAATGGGGCGGCAAGACACTCCAGGCGACCGAGCTGGTGCACGAGGCCTGGTTCCGCCTCTGCGGCGACCAGCAGCCCAGTTTTGCCAATCGCCGGCACTTCTTCGGCAGTGCCGCGCGCGCCATGCGCCAGGCCCTGATCGATCGGGCGCGCGGCCGGCAGGCAGAAAAGCGCGGCGGGTCGGCCGAGAAGATCCAACTCGATGAAATTCTGGAATTGTCCGGAAATCCCGATGTGGACCTTCTCGAACTCGACAATGCCCTGCGCCAGCTGGAGCTTCTGGACGAGCGCCAGGTGCAGATCGTCGAACTGCGCTATTTCCTGGGCTTGTCCATCGAGCAGACGGGCGAAGCGCTCGGCCTGCATCCCAGCACCGTCAACCGCCAATGGGAGAGCGCCCGCGCATGGCTGCTTCGGACCCTCAGTCCCTAG
- a CDS encoding serine/threonine-protein kinase: protein MAASDPQSLEAARLRHRRLCEAFDRLHTLTPDQREAELAVVAQEDAGLAAELAAMLHASESDGLRPRETPVPVTVSEDLGTERGYRILRQLGHGGMGRVLLAERSDGRFSRQVAIKVLDKSPDDDGWRRRFAAEREILARLVHPNIARLLDAGEDPNGVPYLVMEYVDGVALDRWMQQAAPSLPTRLDVFVQIAQAVAHAHQSLVAHRDLKPANILVDHQGKPHLLDFGIARLLSEQSATMTDTRALTPRYAAPEQVAGAPATVAVDIYQLGVLLFELLTGRTPFSDLSGPALLDAIVRREPPTPSHLAESEDSVPWARRLRGDLDAIVAKAMRREPLERYRNVDAMIDDVQRWRRGQPVLARQGGTLYRTRKFVRRHWLALATVGLIAALIAGFVWRLQQELARSEREQATAKQVTELMIDVLGSVDPRRAKGQELTLREALDQGVARIREQKDLPDAVRGRLLHALGGVYLELSQFDVAGQMLEEALPYRKRAGTPTDAINTAYSLAVLRQRQGRLEEAERWVRHSLDLVAEFTPDDYEMAAELHNGLAIVSRMRGRDDVAAVEFERAIDLVRNKVTNKVEEDLAPLLRNFAEFIDDRGDHDRARSLIREAFAAAEIGYPGENPERARLLRVEARNALYRKDATLAATRVGEAWAMAQRLFPEAHEERIRIADLHAQERWSAGDTAAAEALLQEVLAKGQIIYPDGHPRLISAATRLAALYLLRQNDAKVPALLELAERSRHIHGVSSADTKALDLLHALVDCIKQGSEDRHNAVEIAVSAVVGDPQFLVWLKPGWQAVALRCERKP, encoded by the coding sequence ATGGCTGCTTCGGACCCTCAGTCCCTAGAGGCCGCCCGTCTTCGCCACCGGCGGCTGTGTGAGGCGTTTGACCGGTTGCACACCCTGACGCCCGATCAGCGCGAAGCGGAGCTGGCCGTGGTGGCGCAGGAAGACGCCGGCCTTGCTGCCGAACTGGCCGCCATGCTCCATGCGAGCGAATCCGATGGTTTGCGCCCGCGCGAAACTCCCGTCCCGGTGACGGTCTCGGAAGACCTGGGCACCGAACGGGGTTATCGCATCCTGCGCCAGCTGGGCCACGGCGGCATGGGCCGCGTGCTGCTGGCCGAGCGCTCCGACGGCCGGTTCAGCCGGCAGGTCGCGATCAAGGTGCTCGACAAGTCGCCAGACGATGACGGCTGGCGGCGCCGTTTTGCAGCAGAACGCGAAATCTTGGCGCGCCTGGTACATCCGAACATCGCCCGCTTGCTGGACGCCGGCGAAGACCCGAACGGCGTGCCGTATCTGGTGATGGAGTACGTCGACGGCGTGGCACTCGACCGGTGGATGCAGCAGGCGGCCCCGTCGCTGCCAACCCGGCTGGACGTGTTCGTCCAGATCGCCCAGGCCGTGGCGCACGCACATCAGTCCCTGGTCGCGCATCGCGACCTGAAGCCGGCCAATATCCTGGTTGATCACCAGGGCAAACCGCACCTGCTGGACTTCGGCATCGCCCGCCTGCTTTCGGAACAGAGCGCGACGATGACCGATACGCGAGCGCTGACGCCACGCTATGCCGCGCCGGAACAGGTCGCCGGCGCGCCGGCGACCGTCGCCGTGGATATCTACCAGCTGGGCGTGCTGCTGTTCGAACTGCTGACCGGCAGAACACCGTTTTCCGACCTGTCCGGCCCTGCCCTGCTCGATGCCATCGTCCGGCGCGAACCGCCCACCCCCAGCCATCTGGCCGAGTCCGAGGACAGCGTGCCGTGGGCCCGGCGTCTGCGTGGCGACCTGGATGCCATCGTGGCCAAGGCCATGCGGCGGGAACCGCTGGAGCGCTACCGCAACGTCGATGCCATGATTGACGACGTACAGCGCTGGCGACGCGGACAGCCGGTGCTGGCACGCCAGGGCGGCACGCTGTATCGCACGCGGAAATTCGTCCGTCGCCACTGGCTGGCGCTGGCGACGGTAGGCCTGATTGCCGCCCTGATTGCCGGGTTTGTCTGGCGGCTGCAGCAGGAACTGGCGCGCAGCGAACGCGAGCAGGCAACGGCCAAGCAGGTCACCGAGCTGATGATCGATGTGCTGGGCAGCGTGGACCCGCGTCGGGCCAAGGGCCAGGAACTCACCCTGCGCGAGGCGCTCGACCAGGGCGTCGCCCGGATCCGCGAGCAGAAAGACCTCCCCGACGCCGTACGCGGCCGGCTGCTGCACGCCCTGGGCGGCGTCTATCTGGAACTGAGCCAGTTCGACGTCGCTGGCCAGATGCTTGAGGAGGCCCTGCCCTATCGCAAACGCGCGGGAACACCGACCGACGCGATCAACACGGCCTATTCCCTGGCCGTGCTGCGCCAGCGCCAGGGCCGCCTGGAGGAAGCCGAACGCTGGGTGCGCCACAGCCTGGATCTGGTGGCGGAATTCACGCCCGACGACTACGAGATGGCGGCGGAACTGCACAACGGCCTGGCCATCGTCAGCCGGATGCGGGGCCGCGACGATGTCGCCGCGGTCGAATTCGAGCGCGCTATCGACCTGGTACGGAACAAGGTCACGAACAAGGTAGAAGAGGACCTGGCCCCGCTCCTGCGCAATTTCGCCGAGTTCATCGACGACAGGGGTGATCACGACCGTGCCCGGTCGCTCATCCGGGAAGCCTTTGCCGCCGCCGAGATTGGGTATCCGGGCGAGAACCCCGAACGTGCCCGGCTGCTGCGCGTCGAGGCGCGCAACGCGCTTTACCGCAAGGACGCCACGCTCGCGGCGACACGCGTCGGCGAGGCCTGGGCGATGGCACAGCGCCTGTTTCCGGAAGCCCATGAAGAACGCATTCGCATCGCCGACCTGCATGCGCAGGAACGCTGGTCGGCCGGCGATACCGCCGCAGCCGAGGCCTTGCTGCAGGAAGTACTCGCAAAGGGCCAGATCATCTACCCCGACGGACACCCCCGCCTGATTTCCGCGGCCACACGTCTGGCGGCGCTCTACCTGTTGCGCCAGAACGATGCGAAGGTGCCGGCGCTGCTCGAACTGGCCGAGCGATCGCGGCACATACACGGCGTTTCGTCCGCCGATACCAAGGCGCTGGATCTGCTGCACGCGCTGGTCGATTGCATCAAGCAAGGCTCGGAAGACCGCCACAACGCCGTGGAAATCGCGGTCAGCGCCGTCGTCGGCGACCCGCAATTCCTGGTCTGGCTCAAGCCCGGCTGGCAGGCGGTTGCCCTGCGCTGCGAGCGCAAGCCCTAA